A genomic segment from Phalacrocorax aristotelis chromosome 16, bGulAri2.1, whole genome shotgun sequence encodes:
- the RBFOX3 gene encoding RNA binding protein fox-1 homolog 3 isoform X3: MMYFWGNQDATAPPDAMAQPYPPAQYPPPPQNGIPAEYAPPHPHPTQDYSGQSTVPEHAMTLYTPAQSHAEQPGTDASTQSIAGTQTVPQTDEAAQTDSQQLHSSDNTDKQQPKRLHVSNIPFRFRDPDLRQMFGQFGKILDVEIIFNERGSKGFGFVTFETSTDADRAREKLNGTIVEGRKIEVNNATARVMTNKKAANPYTNGWKLNPVVGAVYGPEFYAVTGFPYPATGTAVAYRGAHLRGRGRAVYNTFRAAPPPPPIPTYGAVVYQDGFYGAEIYGGYAAYRYAQPAAAAAAYSDSYGRVYAAADPYHHTIGPAATYSIGTMASLYRGGYSRFTPY; this comes from the exons GGTAACCAGGACGCCACGGCTCCGCCGGACGCGATGGCTCAGCCCTACCCCCCGGCCCAgtaccccccacccccccagaaCGGGATCCCCGCAGAATACGCACCGccgcacccccaccccacgcagGACTACTCGGGGCAAAGCACAGTACCGGAGCACGCCATGACCCTCTACACACCAGCACAGAGCCACGCCGAGCAGCCGGGCACCGACGCCAGCACACAGTCCATAGCAGGGACACAGACAGTACCG CAGACAGACGAGGCGGCACAGACAGACAGCCAGCAGCTACACTCCTCAGACAACACAGACAAGCAGCAGCCCAAGAGGTTACACGTCTCCAACATCCCCTTCCGATTCCGGGACCCTGACCTGCGGCAAATGTTTGGG CAATTTGGGAAGATCCTGGACGTGGAGATCATTTTCAATGAGCGGGGCTCCAAG ggttttgggtttgtaaCTTTTGAAACTAGCACAGATGCCGACCGGGCACGGGAGAAGCTGAATGGCACCATCGTAGAGGGCCGGAAGATTGAG GTGAACAATGCCACAGCCCGGGTCATGACGAACAAGAAGGCTGCCAACCCCTACACCAATG GCTGGAAGCTGAACCCGGTGGTGGGAGCAGTCTACGGCCCTGAGTTCTATGCAG tAACGGGGTTCCCGTACCCCGCCACAGGGACGGCTGTGGCCTACAGAGGGGCACACTTACGGGGACGAGGACGCGCTGTCTACAACACCTTCCGGGCTGCACCGCCGccaccccccatccccacctATGGCGC GGTCGTCTACCAGGATGGGTTCTATGGAGCCGAGATCTAC GGGGGTTACGCCGCCTACAGATACGCCCagccggcagcagcagcggcagcatACAGCGACAG TTACGGCAGAGTGTATGCAGCGGCAGACCCATACCACCACACCATCGGCCCCGCTGCCACGTACAGCATCGGCACCATG GCTAGTCTATACCGAGGAGGGTACAGCCGCTTCACTCCCTACTAG
- the RBFOX3 gene encoding RNA binding protein fox-1 homolog 3 isoform X1, which translates to MLCSMANSGCLLVSNSGMLPHSLPCPPAFLYLQQGNQDATAPPDAMAQPYPPAQYPPPPQNGIPAEYAPPHPHPTQDYSGQSTVPEHAMTLYTPAQSHAEQPGTDASTQSIAGTQTVPQTDEAAQTDSQQLHSSDNTDKQQPKRLHVSNIPFRFRDPDLRQMFGQFGKILDVEIIFNERGSKGFGFVTFETSTDADRAREKLNGTIVEGRKIEVNNATARVMTNKKAANPYTNGWKLNPVVGAVYGPEFYAVTGFPYPATGTAVAYRGAHLRGRGRAVYNTFRAAPPPPPIPTYGAVVYQDGFYGAEIYGGYAAYRYAQPAAAAAAYSDSYGRVYAAADPYHHTIGPAATYSIGTMASLYRGGYSRFTPY; encoded by the exons GGTAACCAGGACGCCACGGCTCCGCCGGACGCGATGGCTCAGCCCTACCCCCCGGCCCAgtaccccccacccccccagaaCGGGATCCCCGCAGAATACGCACCGccgcacccccaccccacgcagGACTACTCGGGGCAAAGCACAGTACCGGAGCACGCCATGACCCTCTACACACCAGCACAGAGCCACGCCGAGCAGCCGGGCACCGACGCCAGCACACAGTCCATAGCAGGGACACAGACAGTACCG CAGACAGACGAGGCGGCACAGACAGACAGCCAGCAGCTACACTCCTCAGACAACACAGACAAGCAGCAGCCCAAGAGGTTACACGTCTCCAACATCCCCTTCCGATTCCGGGACCCTGACCTGCGGCAAATGTTTGGG CAATTTGGGAAGATCCTGGACGTGGAGATCATTTTCAATGAGCGGGGCTCCAAG ggttttgggtttgtaaCTTTTGAAACTAGCACAGATGCCGACCGGGCACGGGAGAAGCTGAATGGCACCATCGTAGAGGGCCGGAAGATTGAG GTGAACAATGCCACAGCCCGGGTCATGACGAACAAGAAGGCTGCCAACCCCTACACCAATG GCTGGAAGCTGAACCCGGTGGTGGGAGCAGTCTACGGCCCTGAGTTCTATGCAG tAACGGGGTTCCCGTACCCCGCCACAGGGACGGCTGTGGCCTACAGAGGGGCACACTTACGGGGACGAGGACGCGCTGTCTACAACACCTTCCGGGCTGCACCGCCGccaccccccatccccacctATGGCGC GGTCGTCTACCAGGATGGGTTCTATGGAGCCGAGATCTAC GGGGGTTACGCCGCCTACAGATACGCCCagccggcagcagcagcggcagcatACAGCGACAG TTACGGCAGAGTGTATGCAGCGGCAGACCCATACCACCACACCATCGGCCCCGCTGCCACGTACAGCATCGGCACCATG GCTAGTCTATACCGAGGAGGGTACAGCCGCTTCACTCCCTACTAG
- the RBFOX3 gene encoding RNA binding protein fox-1 homolog 3 isoform X5, translating to MAQPYPPAQYPPPPQNGIPAEYAPPHPHPTQDYSGQSTVPEHAMTLYTPAQSHAEQPGTDASTQSIAGTQTVPQTDEAAQTDSQQLHSSDNTDKQQPKRLHVSNIPFRFRDPDLRQMFGQFGKILDVEIIFNERGSKGFGFVTFETSTDADRAREKLNGTIVEGRKIEVNNATARVMTNKKAANPYTNGWKLNPVVGAVYGPEFYAVTGFPYPATGTAVAYRGAHLRGRGRAVYNTFRAAPPPPPIPTYGAVVYQDGFYGAEIYGGYAAYRYAQPAAAAAAYSDSYGRVYAAADPYHHTIGPAATYSIGTMASLYRGGYSRFTPY from the exons ATGGCTCAGCCCTACCCCCCGGCCCAgtaccccccacccccccagaaCGGGATCCCCGCAGAATACGCACCGccgcacccccaccccacgcagGACTACTCGGGGCAAAGCACAGTACCGGAGCACGCCATGACCCTCTACACACCAGCACAGAGCCACGCCGAGCAGCCGGGCACCGACGCCAGCACACAGTCCATAGCAGGGACACAGACAGTACCG CAGACAGACGAGGCGGCACAGACAGACAGCCAGCAGCTACACTCCTCAGACAACACAGACAAGCAGCAGCCCAAGAGGTTACACGTCTCCAACATCCCCTTCCGATTCCGGGACCCTGACCTGCGGCAAATGTTTGGG CAATTTGGGAAGATCCTGGACGTGGAGATCATTTTCAATGAGCGGGGCTCCAAG ggttttgggtttgtaaCTTTTGAAACTAGCACAGATGCCGACCGGGCACGGGAGAAGCTGAATGGCACCATCGTAGAGGGCCGGAAGATTGAG GTGAACAATGCCACAGCCCGGGTCATGACGAACAAGAAGGCTGCCAACCCCTACACCAATG GCTGGAAGCTGAACCCGGTGGTGGGAGCAGTCTACGGCCCTGAGTTCTATGCAG tAACGGGGTTCCCGTACCCCGCCACAGGGACGGCTGTGGCCTACAGAGGGGCACACTTACGGGGACGAGGACGCGCTGTCTACAACACCTTCCGGGCTGCACCGCCGccaccccccatccccacctATGGCGC GGTCGTCTACCAGGATGGGTTCTATGGAGCCGAGATCTAC GGGGGTTACGCCGCCTACAGATACGCCCagccggcagcagcagcggcagcatACAGCGACAG TTACGGCAGAGTGTATGCAGCGGCAGACCCATACCACCACACCATCGGCCCCGCTGCCACGTACAGCATCGGCACCATG GCTAGTCTATACCGAGGAGGGTACAGCCGCTTCACTCCCTACTAG
- the RBFOX3 gene encoding RNA binding protein fox-1 homolog 3 isoform X2, whose protein sequence is MLPHSLPCPPAFLYLQQGNQDATAPPDAMAQPYPPAQYPPPPQNGIPAEYAPPHPHPTQDYSGQSTVPEHAMTLYTPAQSHAEQPGTDASTQSIAGTQTVPQTDEAAQTDSQQLHSSDNTDKQQPKRLHVSNIPFRFRDPDLRQMFGQFGKILDVEIIFNERGSKGFGFVTFETSTDADRAREKLNGTIVEGRKIEVNNATARVMTNKKAANPYTNGWKLNPVVGAVYGPEFYAVTGFPYPATGTAVAYRGAHLRGRGRAVYNTFRAAPPPPPIPTYGAVVYQDGFYGAEIYGGYAAYRYAQPAAAAAAYSDSYGRVYAAADPYHHTIGPAATYSIGTMASLYRGGYSRFTPY, encoded by the exons GGTAACCAGGACGCCACGGCTCCGCCGGACGCGATGGCTCAGCCCTACCCCCCGGCCCAgtaccccccacccccccagaaCGGGATCCCCGCAGAATACGCACCGccgcacccccaccccacgcagGACTACTCGGGGCAAAGCACAGTACCGGAGCACGCCATGACCCTCTACACACCAGCACAGAGCCACGCCGAGCAGCCGGGCACCGACGCCAGCACACAGTCCATAGCAGGGACACAGACAGTACCG CAGACAGACGAGGCGGCACAGACAGACAGCCAGCAGCTACACTCCTCAGACAACACAGACAAGCAGCAGCCCAAGAGGTTACACGTCTCCAACATCCCCTTCCGATTCCGGGACCCTGACCTGCGGCAAATGTTTGGG CAATTTGGGAAGATCCTGGACGTGGAGATCATTTTCAATGAGCGGGGCTCCAAG ggttttgggtttgtaaCTTTTGAAACTAGCACAGATGCCGACCGGGCACGGGAGAAGCTGAATGGCACCATCGTAGAGGGCCGGAAGATTGAG GTGAACAATGCCACAGCCCGGGTCATGACGAACAAGAAGGCTGCCAACCCCTACACCAATG GCTGGAAGCTGAACCCGGTGGTGGGAGCAGTCTACGGCCCTGAGTTCTATGCAG tAACGGGGTTCCCGTACCCCGCCACAGGGACGGCTGTGGCCTACAGAGGGGCACACTTACGGGGACGAGGACGCGCTGTCTACAACACCTTCCGGGCTGCACCGCCGccaccccccatccccacctATGGCGC GGTCGTCTACCAGGATGGGTTCTATGGAGCCGAGATCTAC GGGGGTTACGCCGCCTACAGATACGCCCagccggcagcagcagcggcagcatACAGCGACAG TTACGGCAGAGTGTATGCAGCGGCAGACCCATACCACCACACCATCGGCCCCGCTGCCACGTACAGCATCGGCACCATG GCTAGTCTATACCGAGGAGGGTACAGCCGCTTCACTCCCTACTAG
- the RBFOX3 gene encoding RNA binding protein fox-1 homolog 3 isoform X4, which yields MLCSMANSGCLLVSNSGMLPHSLPCPPAFLYLQQGNQDATAPPDAMAQPYPPAQYPPPPQNGIPAEYAPPHPHPTQDYSGQSTVPEHAMTLYTPAQSHAEQPGTDASTQSIAGTQTVPQTDEAAQTDSQQLHSSDNTDKQQPKRLHVSNIPFRFRDPDLRQMFGQFGKILDVEIIFNERGSKVNNATARVMTNKKAANPYTNGWKLNPVVGAVYGPEFYAVTGFPYPATGTAVAYRGAHLRGRGRAVYNTFRAAPPPPPIPTYGAVVYQDGFYGAEIYGGYAAYRYAQPAAAAAAYSDSYGRVYAAADPYHHTIGPAATYSIGTMASLYRGGYSRFTPY from the exons GGTAACCAGGACGCCACGGCTCCGCCGGACGCGATGGCTCAGCCCTACCCCCCGGCCCAgtaccccccacccccccagaaCGGGATCCCCGCAGAATACGCACCGccgcacccccaccccacgcagGACTACTCGGGGCAAAGCACAGTACCGGAGCACGCCATGACCCTCTACACACCAGCACAGAGCCACGCCGAGCAGCCGGGCACCGACGCCAGCACACAGTCCATAGCAGGGACACAGACAGTACCG CAGACAGACGAGGCGGCACAGACAGACAGCCAGCAGCTACACTCCTCAGACAACACAGACAAGCAGCAGCCCAAGAGGTTACACGTCTCCAACATCCCCTTCCGATTCCGGGACCCTGACCTGCGGCAAATGTTTGGG CAATTTGGGAAGATCCTGGACGTGGAGATCATTTTCAATGAGCGGGGCTCCAAG GTGAACAATGCCACAGCCCGGGTCATGACGAACAAGAAGGCTGCCAACCCCTACACCAATG GCTGGAAGCTGAACCCGGTGGTGGGAGCAGTCTACGGCCCTGAGTTCTATGCAG tAACGGGGTTCCCGTACCCCGCCACAGGGACGGCTGTGGCCTACAGAGGGGCACACTTACGGGGACGAGGACGCGCTGTCTACAACACCTTCCGGGCTGCACCGCCGccaccccccatccccacctATGGCGC GGTCGTCTACCAGGATGGGTTCTATGGAGCCGAGATCTAC GGGGGTTACGCCGCCTACAGATACGCCCagccggcagcagcagcggcagcatACAGCGACAG TTACGGCAGAGTGTATGCAGCGGCAGACCCATACCACCACACCATCGGCCCCGCTGCCACGTACAGCATCGGCACCATG GCTAGTCTATACCGAGGAGGGTACAGCCGCTTCACTCCCTACTAG